One genomic window of Methanomassiliicoccus sp. includes the following:
- a CDS encoding thioredoxin family protein, whose product MKIEVLVIGCAKCKRLERNVQQALDELGMVEEIERIEDIEEIKRRGTMRVPILYINGEMKAVGMVPSVEDIKSMLTSTSG is encoded by the coding sequence ATGAAGATCGAGGTGCTGGTCATCGGGTGCGCAAAGTGCAAACGGTTGGAGAGGAACGTCCAGCAGGCTTTGGATGAGCTGGGCATGGTAGAGGAGATAGAGCGGATCGAGGACATCGAGGAGATAAAGAGGCGCGGGACCATGCGCGTGCCGATACTCTACATCAACGGAGAGATGAAGGCCGTGGGCATGGTGCCCAGCGTGGAGGACATCAAGTCCATGCTCACCTCCACCTCCGGATGA